The DNA window GGGACCTCCAGCAGCGCGAACGGGTCCTTGCTCCGGTGCGCGAGGAAGGCCGACACGAGGGCATCGCGCGCGCTCACGTCCTCGTCGGAGAAGGGCGTGCCCTTGGCGGTGAGGGGCTCCGAGGGGGGTGGCTCCGCGAGCACGGGCGCGGGCGCCACGACACGCGAGGCCACCTCCGCCGCCCTGGCGTCCACGTCCTCGACGAAGCCCGCGACGCCCAGGAGGCAGAGCGCGTAGAGGCGCCGCAGCACGGTCTCCATGTCGAAGCCCGTGCGCTCCAGCAGCTCGTTGAACGTGGGGCGCTGACGGAGCTGCTGCAACAGCCGCGCGTCCTTGGAGGACAGCTTGGGCCCGGACTCCACGCCGGGCATCTGACCGAACCTTCGTTCATCGGTGAAGGTGAAGTGGGTCGCCACCGCATCGAAGGGCATGACGCCCTCCACGCCCGTCAGGATGAGCTGCGCGGTGTTGGTGCGCACGCTCGCGTCGGGGGGCTCCGCGTCCGCGATGAGGCGGTACTTCGCGTCCACCCACCGGAAGCAGTCCAGGAGCTTGTGCGCCAGGTTCGCCTGGAGCTGCTTGTACAGGTCGAACGGGCTGATGAGCCCCTTCTGCACCAGCAGGCTCCCCATCTGCATGCCCGAGGACACGCTCTCCGACAGCGACTTCTGGTAGTCCGCCTCCGTCAGCCGCCCCTTCTCCACCAGGAACTTGCCCAGCGTCTCGTGCAGCAGGTTGGACTGACACGCCACCGGAGAGCCTTCCTCGATGACGATGCGCTTCTCGCGCTGACGCACCTTCAGCTCCAGCGTGCACGTGCGCTCCTCCACCATCAGCGCGTGCAGCAGCAGGGGAAAAGGCGTGTCGGCGAGCAATCCCTCACGCTGTCGGAGAACCTGCGACGGAGAGGGAAACATGGTGCGAGCCTCGGGTGTGTCCGCGGGGAGAACGACACATGGAGCCTACGCCCTCACTGACACCCACTGTCCAGTCACCCCATCTGACCCAGGGTGAGTCAGACTTTTACAGACAAACAGGAACATCGAGCGTTGGCCGCCTCGCTCGGGTACCGTGTCTCGCATCCCATTTGGAGGACACACCATGAAGACACTCTTGGGGCTTGGCGTGTTTTGTCTCACCCTGGCCTGCGGTGGCCCGGTGGAAGCTCCGGAGCCGGAGCTGGGAAGCACGGAGCAGCACAGCCGCCCGTGCTCCTTCGAGTCGCAGTGTCCCTCGGGACAGACCTGTGTCGTCGGGACGTGTGTCGCGGTATGCGACCCCGCCGCGCCCAGTCTGGTCTGCGGCACCCGGCAATGCTGTCCTGGCTACACCGCGCCCAATGGCAATCTGAGCAAGCCGTATTGCGGCATTGCTTGCTTCGACTGAGACAGGGGACGGGGGCCTGGCCGCGTCAAACCAGACATCTCGCGGCCCGGCCCCTGGAATACCCTCTCACTCCCACTCGGAGACGGAGGGCCTGGCGCCTCGGCCGTCGTAGGGGGCGTGGTGGCTCGAGCGCGGTGAGAACAGCCCCATCGAGTTCGCCACCGCCGCGCCCGTCCCCAGCACCACCGCGAGCACCGCCGCGTAGGTGAGCGGGCGGCTGGGCCGTGACAGCCACGCCCATCGGCGCTCGCGGCGACGCTGGAAGCCCGGGGCGGCCACGTACTCGTTCCACGCCAGGTCCCGCACGCGCTTCGCATCCGCGCCACGGCCGTCCTTCGCGAGGGCCTTGGCCAGCAGGTAGCGTCCCTCCACCGTCCCCAGCCGCGTGGCGCAGAAGCTCTCCAGCGACTCGATGGCGGCCTTCACTTCACCTCGCTTCAGCCGGAAGCGGCCTCGCTCCAGGTCGATGGCGCCTTGACGGTAGCCGGCGTCCAGCTTCGCGGCCTCGTCCAGGAGCAGCTCTCCGCGCCTCGCGTCTCCGGAGCCCAGGTACGCCACGCCCAGGAGGAACAGCGTGTCGACATCCTCGTCGCCCGCCTCCAGGTTGGGCTTGAGGACGTCCACCGCTTCCGCGTAGCGCTTCTGCTCCACGCGGATGTCCGCCAGCTCGTGGCGCGCGCGACGCTCGTGCGGATTGGTGAGGATGGTTCCCGCCAGCTCGCCCGCGCGCTGGAAGCGCTTGAACATCCGCACCGGGCTGGGCAACAGCCGCCACGTGAAGCGGTCCGCCACGAAGATGAAGACGATGACCAGACCCAGGGACAACAACGGGCTGCCTGTCAGCAGGGTCAGGAACATCCACAACATCCACTTGCTCATAGCTTCCTCGAAGTCCTTCTCACACGCGCCGCCGGACTACAGCAGCCGCGCACAGACGGCGCTGTGCACATCCGCGCCCTTCTCCGTCAAGGCCAACCGTCCGCCCGTCAGCGTCGCGAAGCCATGCTCCACCAGCCTCGCCACCTCCGCCCGACGAGGCTCCACCGGCTGTCCATATCGCTCGCACACCGCTTCCCAGTCCACGCCCGAGACCAGGCGCAGCCCCATCGCCAGCCGCTCCGCGAACAGCTCCTCGGCGCCCAACACCTCACGCCCCTCCTCCGGCAGCCGGCCCGCCTCCACCTCGGACAGGTACTTCTCCGGGCTGCGCACGTTGACGTAGCGGGAGGGCGACGGCGTCAGCAGCATGCCCGTGGCGCCCACGCCCAGCGCCAGGTACTCGCCCCCCGTCCAGTAGAGGGCGTTGTGCCTCGAGCTGAAGCCCGCGCGCGAGTGGTTGGAGACTTCGTAGCGGTGCAGGCCGGCGGCGCCGTAGACGTCTCGCACCACCTTCGCCATCGACACCACGTCGTCGTCGGAGGGCAGCTCCAGCTCGCCGCGCTTGAGCTGCTTCGAGAGGGGCGTGTCCACGGCCAGCACCTCTCGCTCCACGGTCAGCGCGTAGGTGGACAGGTGCTCTGGGGAGAGCGCCACGGCGCGCTTCGCGTCCTCCTCGACTTCGGCCACGCTCTGACCGTGGACTCCGTAGATGAAGTCCATGGACACCACGGGGAAGTCCGCGCGGCGGGCCAGGGAGACGGCGAGCTCGACTTGCGCCGCGTCGTGCGCGCGCCCGAGAGCCTTGAGCGTCCGCGCCTGGAAGGACTGCACGCCCAGGGACAGCCGGTTGATTCCCGACGAGCGATAGCCCGCGAAGCGCTCCGCGTCCGCGCGCTCCGGGTTGCCCTCGAGGGAGATTTCCGCGCCGGGGGACACCGACAGCCTCGCGGCGATGCCGTCGAGGACCTGGGCCACGTATCGGGGATGCCAGAGGGAGGGCGTGCCTCCGCCCAGGAAGATGGACTCCAGGGGCTTCGAGCGCAGCTCGGGTGAGGCCGCGAGCCGTGCGTCGAGCTCCGCGAGGATGGCGTTGGCGTAGCGCTCCTCGGGGACCTGGCGCGCCACGGCCACGGCGAAGTCGCAGTACGGGCACTTCGCGAGGCAGTAGGGGAAATGCAGGTACAGCCCGAAGCGGGCCGCCGGCATTCCCGTGAGGGGGTCCACTGGTGCGTCGAACGGCATGAGGGGCAAACCTTTACTTCCGGCCCTTCAATTGCGCTTCCAGTTTGGCGATCTTCGACTTGTAGCCAGCCGCCGCTTCGAGCGCTGTCTCGGCCGCCACCAGCTTCCGCTTCAAGTTGGCCGCGTCCGTCTTGAGCCCGTCGCGCTCGGCCTCCCAATCGGCCGGTGGACCGCCCGCGCCTGTGCTCGCGCTCCGGGCTTCCGCGAGCGCCGCCTCGACCTGGGCCAGCTTCGCTTCGAGCTCCTGGACCTTGCTCGCCTCGCTCGAAGACGGCTTCGCCGACTTGCTCGCGGCCTCGGCCTTGGCGAGCTTCGCCTCGACCTCCTTCAGCTTGCTCGCGTGAGTGGCTTCGGCCTGCGCCAGCTTCGCTTCTGCGTCCTTGAGCTTGCTCGCGCTCGCGGCTTCGGCCTGCGCAAGCTTTGAGTCCCCATCCTTGGCTTTGCTTGCACTCGCGGACTCAGCCTGCGCCAGCTTCGCTTCAGCGTCCTTCAGCTTGCTCGCGCTCGCGGACTCAGCCTGCGCCAGCTTCGCTTCGACGTCCTTCAGCTTGCTTGCGCTCGTGGACTCAGCCTGCGCCAGCTTCGCTTCGACGTCCTTCAGCTTGTCCTCGTAGCCGGCCTCCACCTGCGCCAGCTTCGCCTCGGCCTCCCGCAGCTTGTCCGCGTGCGCGGCCTCGGCGCGGACCTGTTGCTCCTCCGATTCCTTCTTCGCGTTGGCCTGCGCCGCCTGCGCGGCCTGCACCGTCCGCGCGGCCTCCGCCTTGGCCGTCTCCAGCGCCCCCTCCAACATCTTCAGGCGCTGCTGGAACCGCTCGGCCTTGTCCGCCTCCGCGCGCGTGGCCTCCAGCTCCTCGCGGAGCTCCGCCATCTCCGCCTCGGTGCCACCCTGCCCCGCCATCAGCGCGTCCGCCCGCGCCTCCAGCTCCGCCACCTGGACCTTCAGGTCCGCGCGCTCCGTCTCCACCGCCTCGCGCCGCACCTGCTCCAGCGCGCCATCCTCCCGCGCCTGCGCCAGCAGGGCCTGCACCCGCGCCAGCTCCACCTCGCGCTGCCCCGACGCGGCCTCCAGCATCGACACCCGCGCGGCCAGCCCCACGCGCTCGGCGTCCGTCGTGGCCGCCTTCATCTCCGCCGCGGTGACCTGCTTCTTGATGTCCTCCCGCTCCAGCTGCGCCGCCTCCAGCGCCGCCGTCACCTCGCCCACCTTCGCCTCGGCCTGCTGCGCCGCCTCGCCCAGCGCCGCCGCGTCCGCTTCCATGCGGTCCCGCAGCGCCACCTGCTCGACCTCCAGCGCCTCCAGCGCCTCCTTCAGCGCCGCGGCCTCGCCTTCCGCCACCTGCGCCCGCTCACCCGCCTGCGCCAGCCCTTCCTCCAACGCCTGCGTCCGCTCCGCCGCCCGCGCCTCCTCCGCCTCCAGCTTCGCCGTCAGCCGAGCCAGCTCCGCCGCACGCCCCTCCAGCGCCTGCCGCAACACAGGCACCTCCGCCGCCTCCGTGGTGCGCGCCGTCAGCCCCGCGCGCAGCCCCACGATTTCGGCGTCCTTCAGCGCCAGCCCCTTCTCCAGCTCCGCCACCTGCGCCTGCACCGTGCGCAGCCCCTCCTCCACCACCGCGAGCTGCCGCCGCGCCTCGTCGCGCTCCTCCTCCAACGTCCGCGCCCGGCCCCGCGCCTCGTCGCGCTCCTCCTCCAACGTCCGCGCCCGGCCCTGCGCCTCCTCCAGCGAGCTCTTCGACCAGTCGCTCTCGCTCTCCACCGCGCTCAGCGCGGTCTGCGCCTCCGCGAGCGCCGCCTCGACCTGCTCCGCGCGAAGGCTCTGCGAGTCGCGCTCCGCCGTCATCGCCTCCAGCTCGCCGCCCAGCCGCTCCACGTCCGCGACGACCTGCTGGTACTGCTCCTGGACGGCCTCCAGCGCGCCCTGCGACTCCGACTTCTCCGCGGCCAGCTCCGCCACGCGGTCCTGCGCCAGCGACAGCGCCTCCTTGGCGCCCACCAGCTCCTCGGCCACCGCGCCCCGCGACTCGCGCTCCTCCTGGAGCTCCGCCGTCAGCCGGGGAACGTCCGACTCCACCTCCGCGAGCGCCCGCGACAGGTCCTTGCGGTCCGCCTCCACCCCGGCCAGCTCCGCCTCGACGGCCGCCAGCTTCGACTCGGCGTCCGCCGCCCGAGCCTCCGCCGCCGCCAACGCCTCCGTCGTCTGCGTCAGCTTCGCGGGGGCATCCTTCACCGCCCCGAGCTGGGCCTTCGACTCCGCGGCCTCCTTGCGCGCCTGGGTCAACGACTGCTTCAGGCCCGTCACCTCGCCGTCGCGCGCCGCGTACAGCGTGCGCGCCCGCGCCAGCGTCTCCGTCTTCTGACGAATCACCGTCCGGAAGTACTCGAGCTTCTCCTCCGGAGAGGCCCCCATGGGCATGCGAGGCTCGGGGGCCTCGTTGAACGGGTCATTGCCGGGCACCCTCACGCCCCGCGCGGCCGCGGAGGCTGGGGCGATGGGGGCCGGAGTCGTCGCCGGAGTCCTGGGTGTGCCGGTGCCTACCGACGCGGAGACCGGGGACGCCGCTGGACGGCGCGGGGGCAGAGGGGGCGGAGCAGCGAGTGGTGTCGCCGCGGGCGGGGGCTTGGGCTGAGGCCTGGGGAGGGCAGCGGCGAGGGGGGCGGGGGGGGCCGCTTGGACGCCAGTGTCCTCCAGGTCCAGGCTGTCGCGCAGGTCCGCGAGCGGATCCACCTCTTCCGGAGGTGACGGCATGGGCATTCGCAGGTTACCGCCCGGACGCGCGGCCTACCAGGGACGCGTTTCGAGAAGCGGCGCTTGACGGCCTCCAGAAGCCGGAAGGACCACAGTCCGCTCGACGCCGGGGTCCCGGGACGTTAGCCAGTGAGGGAAACATCACACCTCGCCTTGCCCTCCTGGGAGACGAGTGCCAGCTTGGGACCCTCCTTATGGCCATCCGCTACGCGCTGCCCAACGGGCTCACCGTCGTCTTCGAGGAACAGCACGCCGCCAAGGTCGCGGCCTTCCAGGTCTGGGTCAAGGTCGGCAGCGCCGACGAGCGCCCGGACCAGGCGGGCCTGGCCCACCTTCACGAGCACATGCTCTTCAAGGGCACCGAGCGCCGCGGCCCCGGGGAAATCGCACGGGACGTGGAGGCCCACGGGGGAGAAATCAACGCCTGGACCTCGTACGACCAGACCGTCTACCACATCGTCATCGCCAGCCAGTTCGCCAAGATGGGCCTGGACATCCTGGGCGACGCCGTCCGCCGCTCCTCGTTCGACGCGGAGGAGCTGTCGCGCGAAATCGAGGTGGTGTGCGAGGAGATCAAGCGCAGCCAGGACACCCCCTCGCGGCGCGCCTCCAGGGACTTGTTCTCCACCTCCTACGAGCGCCACCCCTACCGCCTGCCCGTCATCGGCACCGCGGAGAGCGTGCGCAGCTTCACCCGCGAGAAGGTGCTGGAGTTCTACCACCGCTACTACACGCCCAAGAACCTGGTGCTCTCCGTCTCCGGTGACCTGGACGAGAAGGAGCTGCGCGCCTGGGTGGAGGAGATTTTCGGCGGGGATTGGGGCCGGCCCTTCGAGGGGATGGCGAAGCGCGTGGACGAGCCCGCCTTCACCGGCCGCCGCATCCTCCTGCGCCCCGACGACGTGAAGGAGGCCTGGCTGCACCTGGCCTTCCCCGTCCCCCAGGGAGGGCACCCGGACGTGCCCGCGCTGGACGTGCTCGCGCTGATGGTGGGCCAGGGCGACGCGTCGCGGCTGGCGCGCGAGGTGAAGCGCCGCCACAACCTGGTCAATGACATCCACGCGTTCGCGTACACGCCGCAAGACGCGGGCCTGTTCTCCGTCGCGATGACGCTCCAGCCGGGCCATTGCGAGCGCGCGCTGGAGGAGACCGCGCGAGGACTGGCCACGCTGCGCGCGACGCCGGTGACGGCGGAGGAGCTGTCCACGGCCAAGGCGCTCCTGGAGTCCGAGGCCGTCTACCAGCGCGAGACGGTGCAGGGCGTCGCGCGGAAGATGGGCTACTACCAGTCCGGCATGGGCAGCCTGGAGGAGGAGGCCCGCTACTACGAGGCCATCCGCGCCCTGACGCCCGAGCAGGTGCGCGCGGCGGCGCAGAAGTACTTCCGCCTGGACCACGCCATCGTCACCGCGCTGCTGCCCGAAGGGGCGAGCCTCACCGAGGCGCAGGTCAACGCCGTCCTCGACAAGGTGGAGCGAGAGCCCGCCGCCCCGCCGCCGGAGCGCAAGGCGAGCAAGGTGTCCCTGGGCGAGCCCTCGCTGCGGCTGGGCGCCAAGGGCAAGGGCCCCAGCGACATCATCACGGAGAAGCTGCCCTCGGGCGCGACGGTGCTGGTGCGCGTGGAGCCCGCGGTGCCGCTGTTCGCGGTGCGCGCCGCCTTCATGGGCGGCCTGCGCTACGAGACACCCGCGGACAACGGCATCACCACCCTGCTCTCCCGCAGCCTCACCCGAGGCACGCCCACGCGCGACGCCGAGGAGATTTCGCAGCTCGTGGACATCTACGCCGGCAGCATGGGCGGCATGGCCGGGCGCAACTCGATGAACCTGCGCGGCGAGTTCCTCTCGCGGCACTTCGAGTCCGCCTTCCGCCTCTTCGCGGACAGCGTGCTGCACCCGTCCTTCCCGGAGGCGGAGGTGGCTCGCGAGCGCGCGCTGATGCTCCAGGACATCCTCACCCGCGAGGACAAGCCCTCCAGCGTGGCGTTCGACCTGTTCAACCGGACGCTGTACCGGACGCACCCGTACCGGATGCCGTCGCTGGGCGAGAAGGAGTCCGTGGAGGCCCTGGGGCCCGAGGCGCTGCGTGCGTACCACTCGCGCTACATGGACCCGTCGCAGATGGTGCTCACCGTCGTGGGCGACGTGAAGGTGGACGAGGTGCTCGCGCTGGCGCGGGAGTACTTCGGCAAGCCGAAGGG is part of the Myxococcus landrumus genome and encodes:
- a CDS encoding DUF4388 domain-containing protein; this encodes MFPSPSQVLRQREGLLADTPFPLLLHALMVEERTCTLELKVRQREKRIVIEEGSPVACQSNLLHETLGKFLVEKGRLTEADYQKSLSESVSSGMQMGSLLVQKGLISPFDLYKQLQANLAHKLLDCFRWVDAKYRLIADAEPPDASVRTNTAQLILTGVEGVMPFDAVATHFTFTDERRFGQMPGVESGPKLSSKDARLLQQLRQRPTFNELLERTGFDMETVLRRLYALCLLGVAGFVEDVDARAAEVASRVVAPAPVLAEPPPSEPLTAKGTPFSDEDVSARDALVSAFLAHRSKDPFALLEVPEDVQPLPLRRAFLAWAERFSPLRFQTPELKEKAEALLAAYAKAYGSLSDAEQNLLWRKRRAAHREKERAATGRPSTAEQFRIRTDLLDATTQFEEARRRLSAGNHAGAFEYLEYACDIEPKPLHHAYRAWARYLMKPEAHGRLALQELQEVVRQEPALEEGWAFLGEVAQGEGQTTLAEESFRKAFKLNPKNRRYVDLIQQLARRR
- a CDS encoding tetratricopeptide repeat protein, encoding MSKWMLWMFLTLLTGSPLLSLGLVIVFIFVADRFTWRLLPSPVRMFKRFQRAGELAGTILTNPHERRARHELADIRVEQKRYAEAVDVLKPNLEAGDEDVDTLFLLGVAYLGSGDARRGELLLDEAAKLDAGYRQGAIDLERGRFRLKRGEVKAAIESLESFCATRLGTVEGRYLLAKALAKDGRGADAKRVRDLAWNEYVAAPGFQRRRERRWAWLSRPSRPLTYAAVLAVVLGTGAAVANSMGLFSPRSSHHAPYDGRGARPSVSEWE
- the hemW gene encoding radical SAM family heme chaperone HemW: MPFDAPVDPLTGMPAARFGLYLHFPYCLAKCPYCDFAVAVARQVPEERYANAILAELDARLAASPELRSKPLESIFLGGGTPSLWHPRYVAQVLDGIAARLSVSPGAEISLEGNPERADAERFAGYRSSGINRLSLGVQSFQARTLKALGRAHDAAQVELAVSLARRADFPVVSMDFIYGVHGQSVAEVEEDAKRAVALSPEHLSTYALTVEREVLAVDTPLSKQLKRGELELPSDDDVVSMAKVVRDVYGAAGLHRYEVSNHSRAGFSSRHNALYWTGGEYLALGVGATGMLLTPSPSRYVNVRSPEKYLSEVEAGRLPEEGREVLGAEELFAERLAMGLRLVSGVDWEAVCERYGQPVEPRRAEVARLVEHGFATLTGGRLALTEKGADVHSAVCARLL
- a CDS encoding plectin 1 isoform 8, producing MPSPPEEVDPLADLRDSLDLEDTGVQAAPPAPLAAALPRPQPKPPPAATPLAAPPPLPPRRPAASPVSASVGTGTPRTPATTPAPIAPASAAARGVRVPGNDPFNEAPEPRMPMGASPEEKLEYFRTVIRQKTETLARARTLYAARDGEVTGLKQSLTQARKEAAESKAQLGAVKDAPAKLTQTTEALAAAEARAADAESKLAAVEAELAGVEADRKDLSRALAEVESDVPRLTAELQEERESRGAVAEELVGAKEALSLAQDRVAELAAEKSESQGALEAVQEQYQQVVADVERLGGELEAMTAERDSQSLRAEQVEAALAEAQTALSAVESESDWSKSSLEEAQGRARTLEEERDEARGRARTLEEERDEARRQLAVVEEGLRTVQAQVAELEKGLALKDAEIVGLRAGLTARTTEAAEVPVLRQALEGRAAELARLTAKLEAEEARAAERTQALEEGLAQAGERAQVAEGEAAALKEALEALEVEQVALRDRMEADAAALGEAAQQAEAKVGEVTAALEAAQLEREDIKKQVTAAEMKAATTDAERVGLAARVSMLEAASGQREVELARVQALLAQAREDGALEQVRREAVETERADLKVQVAELEARADALMAGQGGTEAEMAELREELEATRAEADKAERFQQRLKMLEGALETAKAEAARTVQAAQAAQANAKKESEEQQVRAEAAHADKLREAEAKLAQVEAGYEDKLKDVEAKLAQAESTSASKLKDVEAKLAQAESASASKLKDAEAKLAQAESASASKAKDGDSKLAQAEAASASKLKDAEAKLAQAEATHASKLKEVEAKLAKAEAASKSAKPSSSEASKVQELEAKLAQVEAALAEARSASTGAGGPPADWEAERDGLKTDAANLKRKLVAAETALEAAAGYKSKIAKLEAQLKGRK
- a CDS encoding M16 family metallopeptidase — protein: MAIRYALPNGLTVVFEEQHAAKVAAFQVWVKVGSADERPDQAGLAHLHEHMLFKGTERRGPGEIARDVEAHGGEINAWTSYDQTVYHIVIASQFAKMGLDILGDAVRRSSFDAEELSREIEVVCEEIKRSQDTPSRRASRDLFSTSYERHPYRLPVIGTAESVRSFTREKVLEFYHRYYTPKNLVLSVSGDLDEKELRAWVEEIFGGDWGRPFEGMAKRVDEPAFTGRRILLRPDDVKEAWLHLAFPVPQGGHPDVPALDVLALMVGQGDASRLAREVKRRHNLVNDIHAFAYTPQDAGLFSVAMTLQPGHCERALEETARGLATLRATPVTAEELSTAKALLESEAVYQRETVQGVARKMGYYQSGMGSLEEEARYYEAIRALTPEQVRAAAQKYFRLDHAIVTALLPEGASLTEAQVNAVLDKVEREPAAPPPERKASKVSLGEPSLRLGAKGKGPSDIITEKLPSGATVLVRVEPAVPLFAVRAAFMGGLRYETPADNGITTLLSRSLTRGTPTRDAEEISQLVDIYAGSMGGMAGRNSMNLRGEFLSRHFESAFRLFADSVLHPSFPEAEVARERALMLQDILTREDKPSSVAFDLFNRTLYRTHPYRMPSLGEKESVEALGPEALRAYHSRYMDPSQMVLTVVGDVKVDEVLALAREYFGKPKGQAAPAPAIATEARLEAALVEKRVLAKAQTHLVMGFRGLTIDDPKRHALEALTGVLSGQGGRLFVELRDKRSMAYSVSSFAVEGVEPGYFAAYMGTSPEKVDAALEGIRAELRRVREERIPEAELERSKQNLIGTHEIGLQRNGARAGMMAMDTLYGLNMDNFLHYAEHIAAVTPDQVLEVAREVIDFDRSALAIVGP